The following proteins are encoded in a genomic region of Sulfurovum indicum:
- a CDS encoding AAA family ATPase: MTTKITKLKEELHKAVIGQEAMIEGLLIGLLSDGHILVEGVPGLAKTTTINALAKTLGLDFKRIQFTPDLLPSDIIGTQIYNPKDHTFSIKKGPLFTHLLLADEINRAPAKVQSALLEVMQERQVTIADETFTLEKPFLVMATQNPIEQEGVYTLPEAQLDRFMMKLVVSHNTEEEELEIMRKGATKSFEAVQKVLSIEDLCALQEELEKIHIDPELEQYIVQLVTATRTPEKFGLESISQNIMYGVSPRASIDLYKAARAKAFLRGNNFVTPADIGYIIHDVLRHRIVLSYEARARGIKTDEIITKIIETVPIP; this comes from the coding sequence ATGACAACTAAGATCACCAAACTCAAAGAGGAATTACACAAAGCAGTCATTGGCCAGGAGGCAATGATAGAAGGACTGCTCATAGGACTGCTCAGTGACGGACACATTCTTGTTGAAGGAGTACCCGGACTTGCAAAAACCACGACTATCAATGCTCTTGCAAAGACATTGGGGCTGGATTTCAAGCGTATCCAGTTCACTCCGGACCTTCTGCCTTCAGATATCATAGGTACACAGATATACAATCCCAAGGACCATACTTTCAGCATCAAAAAAGGTCCTCTTTTCACCCATCTGCTTCTGGCCGACGAGATCAACCGTGCTCCCGCAAAAGTACAGTCCGCGCTACTTGAGGTGATGCAGGAAAGACAGGTAACCATCGCCGATGAGACTTTTACTCTTGAAAAACCCTTCCTTGTCATGGCAACCCAGAATCCCATCGAACAGGAGGGGGTCTATACATTGCCGGAAGCACAGCTTGACCGTTTTATGATGAAGCTTGTTGTCTCCCATAATACAGAAGAAGAGGAACTGGAGATCATGCGAAAAGGGGCGACCAAAAGTTTTGAAGCAGTACAAAAGGTGCTCAGTATCGAAGATCTCTGTGCTCTTCAGGAGGAACTGGAAAAGATCCATATTGATCCGGAACTGGAGCAGTATATCGTCCAGCTTGTCACTGCTACAAGAACTCCGGAAAAATTTGGTCTTGAAAGTATTTCACAGAACATTATGTACGGTGTCAGCCCCCGTGCCTCCATCGACCTCTACAAGGCAGCCCGTGCAAAAGCCTTTTTGCGCGGTAACAACTTTGTCACCCCTGCTGATATCGGATACATAATCCATGATGTCCTGCGCCATCGTATTGTACTCAGCTATGAAGCACGGGCCAGAGGGATTAAAACCGATGAGATCATCACAAAGATCATAGAAACAGTGCCGATACCATGA
- a CDS encoding DUF58 domain-containing protein, translated as MSSSFKALQLKARHQVYTLLSGHNLSRLHGEGYDFAELREYQMGDDIRKINWTVTAKLGKPYIKELHANRELSVVVSVLMDGGVYFGAGNAKQKTMTEVASLLGYATQHNNDLFSGLLYTKDQIYMTPPTKQLFEIEHFSEQIHSLEVLHSQLDLQASIDDLFKRIHKPSLLFILHDFLTPVDLSLLAQRHEVIAVVIREREEEFPGEKGEIIMQDPRSGTKFNTYFGKRSVTRYLARREANDEKILEHFSQYDIRYIKIFTDEESVEKLISLFR; from the coding sequence ATGAGTTCTTCTTTCAAAGCGCTCCAGCTCAAGGCAAGACACCAGGTCTACACTCTTTTAAGCGGCCATAATCTTTCCCGACTGCATGGTGAAGGGTATGATTTTGCCGAACTGCGTGAATACCAGATGGGAGACGATATCCGAAAGATCAACTGGACCGTGACAGCAAAGCTTGGCAAACCCTATATTAAAGAGCTGCATGCCAACAGGGAACTCTCTGTCGTTGTCTCTGTACTTATGGATGGCGGGGTCTATTTTGGTGCCGGTAATGCCAAACAGAAAACCATGACAGAGGTAGCTTCACTGCTGGGCTATGCTACCCAGCACAACAACGACCTGTTCAGTGGGCTGCTCTACACCAAAGATCAGATATATATGACACCTCCTACCAAACAGCTCTTTGAGATAGAACATTTTTCAGAACAGATCCATTCCCTCGAAGTGCTTCACTCCCAACTTGACCTGCAAGCTTCAATTGATGATCTTTTCAAACGGATACACAAACCCTCCCTGCTCTTTATTCTTCACGACTTCCTTACCCCTGTTGACCTCTCTCTGCTGGCACAACGCCATGAAGTGATCGCTGTTGTCATTCGTGAAAGAGAAGAAGAGTTTCCGGGGGAAAAGGGTGAGATCATCATGCAGGACCCCAGAAGCGGAACAAAGTTCAATACCTACTTTGGCAAACGGAGTGTTACCCGCTACCTTGCCAGACGGGAAGCAAATGATGAGAAGATACTCGAACACTTTTCACAGTATGATATACGTTATATAAAGATATTTACGGATGAGGAGTCTGTAGAAAAGCTTATCTCTCTGTTCCGGTAG
- a CDS encoding AsmA family protein — protein sequence MYKIMITLLSLLLFSLLVLTALFLFVFSDFGNATMKPYLKEQLEKKTGMPVEIKAYRLRAGSLKLNLLINGEVHTDIVSRYDLWTRSFDGAYHIVADHFAYGGMKLRQADIKGRFKGVAEDIRLSGKGTALNAPIAYRLRLINGEVRQVEASMQGLSLAEVLELTKQPPLAKGKADLEINMPSIGKQGAKGYARLSVNKALFDYKLVEKYYHYSLPKESYFSLRADAALNGRRIVFSADGKSNLFRMKVHDGVFYTEEGTLRALYEMDVKEMRILTDNRLSGPFSAVGKVEVKEKRVQITGESHSLGGMLMFNTGEHTEIDMASLSVAKVLRFVKQPVWMDGVLHGKIRIDDKRVQSGSYVIDIEEGKLNAKVIEKVFKYKIREHNSLILHSEGKIENKIVQADTKVRSTAADIMLRSMKYDIGRQRLVSKYDVKVHDAALPVTGTGAQKGKAVTLSGNVEYDKTISVRGEAKGLGKKVAFAYDGVKAELDALQFYTDKVLVLMGLPVYVKGTMDAKVNITDLKHLDGTFYFKGKTLTLQPEAMQKLTGKPVKMKLSLAAKGVMKEHVVYGDTAVKMPELGDIHLKKIVADTEQRNFSAQYHLDIPDLARLYTLTGFKFYGPLTLDGKLSRTKQLKVTGNTGSLGGSVNYTLTGDQLKTNIEAVPLPNILKFMGYPQSFLGKASGKAVYNMRSQIGVADLNITSFQIKPSALTEVLKGVLGKDPARIIFLSTTLHANIKGDDIAYTLYAKGTRSAIEITKGRVNKRTKMQSGRLKFVYEGYTVYGKITGTTDHPKIVLDTGAILKEKFGNKLREKLEKKWGEGAGSLLKGLGL from the coding sequence ATGTATAAAATTATGATCACACTTTTGTCACTGCTGCTTTTTTCTCTCTTAGTGCTTACCGCACTTTTTCTCTTTGTGTTCAGTGATTTTGGAAATGCAACAATGAAGCCCTATCTGAAGGAGCAGCTTGAAAAAAAGACAGGTATGCCGGTGGAAATCAAAGCGTACCGGTTGCGTGCGGGCAGCCTGAAGCTGAATTTGCTGATTAATGGAGAAGTGCATACAGATATCGTTTCACGATATGATCTGTGGACACGTTCTTTTGATGGTGCATATCATATCGTGGCAGATCATTTTGCATATGGAGGTATGAAGCTCCGGCAGGCAGATATCAAGGGGAGATTCAAAGGGGTTGCAGAGGATATCCGTCTCAGCGGTAAAGGAACGGCACTGAATGCGCCGATCGCCTACAGGCTGCGTTTAATCAATGGAGAAGTCCGACAGGTCGAAGCATCCATGCAGGGTCTCTCTTTGGCAGAAGTGCTGGAACTCACCAAGCAGCCGCCTTTGGCAAAAGGAAAGGCTGACCTGGAGATCAATATGCCCAGTATCGGCAAACAGGGAGCCAAAGGGTATGCCAGACTCAGTGTAAATAAGGCGCTGTTTGACTATAAACTGGTAGAAAAGTACTATCATTACTCTTTGCCCAAAGAGAGCTACTTCTCTCTCCGGGCAGATGCAGCACTCAACGGCAGGAGAATCGTTTTTTCGGCGGACGGGAAAAGCAATCTGTTCAGAATGAAGGTGCATGACGGGGTATTCTATACGGAAGAGGGAACACTCAGAGCCCTGTATGAGATGGATGTCAAAGAGATGCGTATTTTGACCGATAACAGACTTTCTGGCCCATTCAGTGCAGTGGGGAAAGTAGAAGTAAAAGAGAAAAGAGTACAGATTACAGGGGAAAGCCACTCTTTGGGCGGTATGCTTATGTTCAATACAGGAGAGCATACCGAGATCGATATGGCATCACTTTCTGTGGCAAAGGTCTTGCGTTTTGTAAAGCAGCCTGTATGGATGGACGGAGTACTTCATGGAAAAATCAGGATCGATGACAAAAGAGTGCAGTCGGGTAGTTATGTGATCGATATAGAGGAAGGAAAGCTCAATGCCAAAGTGATCGAAAAAGTATTCAAGTATAAGATCCGTGAACATAACAGCCTGATACTGCATTCGGAAGGGAAGATCGAAAACAAGATAGTTCAGGCAGATACAAAAGTACGTTCAACTGCAGCTGATATCATGCTTCGATCGATGAAGTACGATATCGGTAGACAGAGACTGGTCTCGAAGTATGATGTCAAGGTTCATGATGCAGCGCTGCCAGTGACCGGAACCGGTGCACAAAAAGGAAAAGCGGTCACTCTAAGCGGAAATGTTGAGTATGATAAAACGATCTCCGTGAGGGGTGAAGCAAAAGGTCTTGGCAAGAAGGTGGCATTTGCCTATGATGGAGTGAAAGCTGAACTGGATGCTCTGCAGTTCTATACAGATAAAGTATTGGTACTTATGGGCCTGCCTGTCTATGTGAAAGGAACCATGGATGCAAAAGTGAACATCACCGATCTTAAGCATCTCGACGGCACATTCTATTTCAAAGGGAAAACGTTGACCCTTCAGCCTGAGGCCATGCAGAAGCTTACGGGTAAGCCGGTGAAGATGAAGCTTTCCTTGGCAGCTAAAGGGGTGATGAAAGAGCATGTGGTTTATGGAGATACTGCAGTGAAGATGCCGGAACTGGGTGATATTCATCTCAAAAAGATCGTAGCAGATACGGAACAGAGAAACTTCTCTGCACAATACCATCTGGATATTCCGGATCTTGCAAGGCTTTATACTCTGACAGGTTTCAAATTTTACGGACCGTTAACACTCGATGGCAAGCTCAGTAGGACAAAGCAGTTGAAAGTAACCGGAAATACGGGATCTTTGGGTGGAAGTGTGAACTATACACTGACTGGAGATCAACTTAAGACAAATATAGAAGCCGTTCCTTTGCCAAATATCTTAAAGTTTATGGGGTATCCGCAAAGTTTTCTGGGAAAGGCTTCGGGTAAGGCAGTGTATAATATGAGATCACAAATCGGTGTTGCCGATCTCAATATCACATCTTTTCAGATCAAGCCGAGTGCATTGACTGAGGTACTAAAGGGGGTACTGGGAAAAGATCCGGCACGGATCATCTTCCTGTCAACCACACTGCATGCCAATATAAAGGGTGATGACATCGCTTATACTTTATATGCAAAAGGCACACGAAGTGCCATAGAGATTACAAAAGGCAGGGTCAATAAAAGAACCAAAATGCAAAGTGGGCGACTGAAGTTCGTGTATGAAGGGTATACGGTTTATGGAAAGATCACAGGGACGACCGATCATCCGAAGATCGTTCTTGATACAGGTGCCATACTTAAAGAGAAATTTGGCAACAAGCTTAGAGAGAAGTTGGAAAAGAAGTGGGGAGAGGGAGCAGGATCCCTGCTGAAAGGGCTCGGTCTGTAA